One stretch of Amycolatopsis sp. NBC_00345 DNA includes these proteins:
- a CDS encoding SAM-dependent methyltransferase — MTEQPDAAPRAPEGVDTEKPSAARIYDWFLGGKQNWAVDREFGRKAERQWSLVKPGAKQNREFMNRVVQAALAAGIRQFVDLGSGVPTAGNVHEVIEAELGDEDHATVVYVDYEPVAVAHATLILEDAAATDWAGVLQADMRKPRTVLRAETTRELIDFDQPVCLMMMAVLHFVGPDDDPEGMVKAYRDALAPGSWLAISQMSEGDGSGPALDGLRWLVEQYRKTSNPMWLRDRDEIEPLFGGWPLLDPGITHLPDWRPERELNAVEAEARPFAWCAVAEKPSA; from the coding sequence GTGACCGAGCAGCCGGATGCCGCACCGAGAGCGCCGGAGGGCGTGGACACCGAGAAGCCGTCGGCGGCCCGGATCTACGACTGGTTCCTCGGGGGCAAGCAGAACTGGGCCGTCGACCGCGAGTTCGGCCGGAAGGCCGAGCGGCAGTGGTCGCTGGTGAAGCCGGGGGCGAAGCAGAACCGCGAGTTCATGAACCGCGTGGTGCAGGCGGCGCTCGCGGCCGGCATCCGGCAGTTCGTCGACCTCGGCTCCGGCGTGCCGACGGCGGGCAACGTGCACGAGGTGATCGAGGCCGAGCTGGGCGACGAGGACCACGCGACCGTGGTGTACGTCGACTACGAGCCGGTCGCCGTCGCGCACGCCACGCTGATCCTCGAAGATGCGGCGGCCACCGACTGGGCCGGCGTCCTCCAGGCGGACATGCGCAAGCCCCGGACGGTGCTGCGCGCCGAGACCACCCGCGAGCTGATCGACTTCGACCAGCCGGTCTGCCTGATGATGATGGCGGTGCTGCACTTCGTCGGCCCGGACGACGACCCGGAGGGCATGGTCAAGGCCTACCGTGACGCGCTCGCGCCCGGCAGCTGGCTCGCCATTTCGCAGATGAGCGAGGGCGACGGCAGCGGCCCGGCGCTGGACGGCCTGCGCTGGCTCGTCGAGCAGTACCGCAAGACCAGCAACCCGATGTGGCTGCGCGACCGCGACGAGATCGAGCCGCTGTTCGGCGGCTGGCCGCTGCTGGACCCGGGCATCACGCACCTGCCGGACTGGCGCCCGGAGCGAGAGCTGAACGCGGTCGAGGCCGAGGCCCGGCCGTTCGCCTGGTGCGCGGTCGCGGAGAAGCCGTCGGCATGA
- a CDS encoding GNAT family N-acetyltransferase, producing the protein MHNDVTATGHAARIATVDALLPAPLPFEVNGDTTLLSAQVGDTSAAGLATHTELGADSPQSIWRALAEHRLEIQLAGPAPAAALDVLLTQWDEHLRTLARPGDPECAAVLSRPSRDTAGTAELLRHGFAPAGVIAVRPAQRMAAPGPAATPGVCIRHATPDDLDTAVGLMLELQRYDAQFGRVTVRPGAEEVVSKELLRQLERPEPQVWIAELYGQPLGMAVLQMPDETSWIKHRVAASRVGYLSSLAVAEAARSAGVGTALAAHAHQVFDEAGADVVLLHHALANPRSTPFWYAQGYRPLWTGWQRRPAAR; encoded by the coding sequence ATGCACAACGACGTGACTGCCACCGGACACGCGGCGCGGATCGCCACGGTGGACGCCTTGCTTCCCGCGCCACTCCCCTTCGAGGTCAATGGGGACACCACTCTCCTGTCCGCCCAGGTCGGCGACACCAGCGCGGCCGGACTGGCCACGCACACCGAGCTGGGCGCCGACAGCCCCCAGTCCATCTGGCGCGCGCTGGCCGAGCACCGGCTCGAGATCCAGCTCGCCGGACCCGCCCCCGCGGCCGCGCTGGACGTCCTGCTCACTCAATGGGATGAACACCTGCGGACCCTCGCCCGCCCGGGGGACCCCGAATGCGCAGCGGTGCTCTCCCGGCCCAGCCGAGACACCGCCGGCACCGCCGAACTCCTGCGCCACGGCTTCGCGCCGGCCGGCGTGATCGCGGTCCGCCCGGCCCAGCGCATGGCCGCCCCCGGCCCGGCCGCGACCCCCGGCGTCTGCATCCGCCACGCGACTCCGGACGACCTGGACACGGCCGTCGGCCTGATGCTGGAACTGCAGCGCTACGACGCGCAGTTCGGCCGGGTCACGGTGCGGCCCGGCGCCGAGGAAGTGGTGTCGAAGGAGCTGCTGCGCCAGCTGGAACGGCCGGAGCCGCAGGTGTGGATCGCGGAGCTCTACGGCCAGCCGCTGGGCATGGCCGTGCTGCAGATGCCGGACGAGACTTCGTGGATCAAGCACCGCGTCGCCGCCTCGCGCGTCGGGTACCTCTCTTCTCTTGCGGTCGCCGAGGCGGCGCGTTCGGCCGGCGTCGGCACCGCGCTGGCGGCCCACGCGCACCAGGTCTTCGACGAGGCGGGCGCCGACGTCGTCCTCCTGCACCACGCGCTGGCCAACCCGCGCTCGACGCCGTTCTGGTACGCCCAGGGCTACCGTCCGCTGTGGACGGGCTGGCAGCGGCGGCCCGCGGCCCGCTGA
- a CDS encoding putative bifunctional diguanylate cyclase/phosphodiesterase: MPDTNGRPDAATGAGQGRGGAGSPTLTEARTDERRFRVYTFAVLSLGLVAALAVSTWLPFHGSAKLWWIGPVLALAFLLAEQLGINVDVRSGISWTISFTEIPLVIGFFVAPFEVVLAAHLVAGIGTLLARKVSGRVLYNAGAFLLEITGAFAVAGLVKQAIGGGETMPWVAALAGTLTAPLVSTLLALAAVRVLRRRMRVSTAIRLTGRILVVGFVNASVGLSGYLVISNTPQAWPLVLAVFLGLTALYWAYSDLLREQRDMEALSDVSLMVARSGQQAAARPASRADELVGGVDVREWATIAERIKDQLAAGRVVLRLRLEAKDTMRVVVAGDELPVPDPAAEDPLLRLPGAHVRHFRITEANPDVRAALLDRGAQEALVVPLRTGNQLLGVVEAHDRLSRWRGFGKYDVQLLGTMASHLATSLDNRRLLATLRHDAYHDPLTGHLNRPGFQQIAKEPLRDFADAVVLRIDLDVFSTVSDALGYSWADRMVIAAGRRIRDALGPDVPLARLEGASFAALLVGCTPENAHASAERLRVQLSAPYPVDRLSVEANAMIGYAATTAEETGEQVDVDGLLQRADVAVRATRGGEEVRGYAPSMGQIFLRRFQLVTQFRQSLEDGHVSVHYQPKISLPNRQVQGVEALVRWVHPEFGRLGPDEFVPAIEAAGLIGVLTSFVLEESLKRVRKWLDEGLRISAAVNLSVRNLADEDFPAKVQRELERFGIPPELLTFELTESGVMSDPQKALPILRELHSLGIELAVDDFGTGYSSLAYLRQLPVDQVKIDKSFVLGMGTDLGDLAVVRSIVELGHSLGLTVVAEGVEEDVARDQLEAMGCDVAQGYLISRPLPEDRLEAWLQARTARSPGRHSETVLTLLT; this comes from the coding sequence ATGCCGGACACGAACGGCAGGCCCGATGCCGCCACCGGAGCGGGGCAGGGCAGGGGCGGCGCCGGTTCGCCGACCTTGACCGAGGCCCGGACGGACGAGCGCCGGTTCCGCGTCTACACCTTCGCCGTGCTGAGCCTCGGGCTCGTCGCCGCGCTCGCGGTCAGCACGTGGCTCCCGTTCCACGGCTCGGCCAAGCTGTGGTGGATCGGCCCGGTCCTCGCGCTCGCCTTCCTGCTCGCCGAGCAGCTGGGCATCAACGTCGACGTGCGCAGCGGCATCTCGTGGACGATCTCGTTCACCGAAATTCCGCTGGTAATCGGTTTCTTCGTGGCGCCGTTCGAGGTCGTGCTGGCCGCGCACCTGGTCGCGGGCATCGGCACGCTGCTGGCCCGCAAGGTGTCCGGCCGTGTCCTCTACAACGCGGGCGCGTTCCTGCTGGAGATCACCGGCGCCTTCGCCGTGGCCGGGCTGGTGAAGCAGGCGATCGGCGGCGGCGAGACCATGCCGTGGGTCGCCGCGCTCGCCGGCACGCTGACCGCGCCGCTGGTCAGCACGCTGCTGGCGCTCGCCGCCGTGCGCGTGCTGCGCCGCCGGATGCGCGTGAGCACGGCGATCCGGCTCACCGGCCGCATCCTGGTGGTCGGCTTCGTGAACGCGTCGGTGGGCCTGTCCGGCTACCTCGTCATCTCGAACACCCCGCAGGCCTGGCCGCTGGTGCTGGCCGTCTTCCTCGGCCTGACCGCGCTGTACTGGGCTTATTCCGACCTGCTGCGCGAGCAGCGGGACATGGAGGCGCTGTCCGACGTGAGCCTGATGGTCGCGCGCTCGGGCCAGCAGGCCGCCGCGCGCCCGGCCAGCCGTGCCGACGAACTCGTGGGCGGCGTCGACGTGCGCGAGTGGGCCACCATCGCCGAGCGGATCAAGGACCAGCTCGCCGCCGGGCGGGTGGTCCTGCGGCTGCGGCTGGAGGCTAAGGACACGATGCGCGTGGTCGTGGCCGGCGACGAGCTGCCGGTCCCCGACCCGGCCGCCGAGGACCCGCTGCTGCGCCTGCCCGGCGCGCACGTCCGCCACTTCCGCATCACCGAGGCCAATCCCGACGTCCGGGCCGCGCTGCTCGACCGCGGCGCGCAGGAGGCGCTCGTGGTGCCGCTGCGCACCGGGAACCAGCTGCTCGGCGTCGTCGAGGCGCACGACCGGCTGTCGCGCTGGCGGGGCTTCGGCAAGTACGACGTGCAGCTGCTCGGCACGATGGCCAGCCACCTCGCGACCTCGCTCGACAACCGCAGGCTGCTCGCCACGCTGCGCCACGACGCGTACCACGACCCGCTCACCGGGCACCTGAACCGGCCGGGCTTCCAGCAGATCGCGAAGGAGCCGCTGCGCGACTTCGCCGACGCCGTGGTGCTGCGCATCGACCTCGACGTCTTCTCCACTGTCAGTGACGCCCTCGGCTACTCGTGGGCGGACCGGATGGTGATCGCGGCCGGCCGCCGGATCCGCGACGCGCTGGGCCCGGACGTCCCGCTCGCGCGGCTGGAAGGCGCGTCCTTCGCGGCCCTGCTCGTCGGCTGCACGCCGGAGAACGCCCACGCCTCGGCCGAGCGCCTGCGCGTCCAGCTCTCCGCGCCATACCCCGTCGACCGCCTCTCGGTCGAGGCGAACGCCATGATCGGTTACGCCGCCACAACCGCCGAGGAGACCGGCGAGCAGGTCGACGTGGACGGGCTGCTGCAGCGCGCCGACGTCGCCGTCCGCGCCACCCGCGGCGGCGAGGAGGTCCGCGGCTACGCGCCGAGCATGGGCCAGATCTTCCTGCGCCGCTTCCAGCTCGTCACGCAGTTCCGGCAGTCGCTGGAGGACGGGCACGTGTCCGTGCACTACCAGCCGAAGATCTCGCTGCCGAACCGTCAGGTGCAGGGCGTCGAGGCGCTGGTGCGCTGGGTGCACCCGGAGTTCGGCCGGCTCGGGCCGGACGAGTTCGTGCCCGCCATCGAGGCGGCGGGCCTGATCGGGGTGCTGACGTCGTTCGTGCTGGAGGAGTCGCTCAAGCGCGTGCGCAAGTGGCTCGACGAGGGCCTGCGCATCTCCGCGGCGGTGAACCTGTCCGTGCGGAACCTGGCCGACGAGGACTTCCCGGCGAAGGTCCAGCGCGAGCTGGAGCGCTTCGGCATCCCGCCGGAGCTGCTCACGTTCGAGCTGACCGAGTCCGGGGTGATGTCCGACCCGCAGAAGGCGCTGCCGATCCTGCGCGAGCTGCACTCGCTGGGCATCGAGCTGGCCGTGGACGACTTCGGCACGGGCTACTCGTCGCTGGCGTACCTGCGGCAGCTGCCGGTGGACCAGGTCAAGATCGACAAGAGCTTCGTGCTCGGCATGGGCACGGACCTCGGCGACCTCGCCGTGGTGCGCTCGATCGTCGAGCTGGGCCACTCGCTGGGGCTGACGGTGGTCGCCGAGGGCGTCGAGGAGGACGTCGCACGCGACCAGCTGGAGGCGATGGGGTGTGACGTTGCCCAGGGCTACCTGATCTCGCGCCCGCTGCCCGAAGACCGCCTGGAGGCCTGGCTGCAGGCCCGCACGGCGCGGTCGCCGGGACGCCACTCCGAGACCGTCCTGACCCTCCTGACCTGA
- the rpmG gene encoding 50S ribosomal protein L33 gives MAATDVRPKITLACEECKHRNYITKKNRRNDPDRLEMKKFCPNCGTHRTHKETR, from the coding sequence GTGGCTGCCACCGACGTGCGACCCAAGATCACGCTGGCGTGCGAGGAGTGCAAGCACCGCAACTACATCACCAAGAAGAACCGGCGCAACGACCCGGATCGCCTGGAGATGAAGAAGTTCTGCCCGAACTGCGGTACGCACCGGACTCACAAAGAGACCCGCTGA
- a CDS encoding MaoC family dehydratase N-terminal domain-containing protein, producing the protein MPLDQSFAGRSYPPASKYEVSREKIREFADAIGDDNPFYRDPGTARAAGYPDVIAPPTFLTILNLPKINGIVSDPELGLDYSRMVHGDQRFSYERPVHAGDVLEIAAHIDTIMARAGNDFINLRSEITDADGKLVCTTRAQLVVRGEDA; encoded by the coding sequence GTGCCTTTGGACCAGTCGTTCGCCGGGCGGAGCTATCCGCCCGCCAGCAAGTACGAAGTGAGCCGGGAGAAGATCCGGGAGTTCGCCGACGCGATCGGTGACGACAACCCGTTCTACCGCGACCCCGGGACGGCCCGCGCGGCCGGCTACCCGGACGTGATCGCGCCCCCGACGTTCCTCACCATCCTCAACCTGCCGAAGATCAACGGGATCGTCAGCGACCCGGAGCTCGGCCTGGACTACTCGCGGATGGTCCACGGCGACCAGCGGTTCAGCTACGAGCGCCCGGTGCACGCGGGCGACGTGCTGGAGATCGCGGCGCACATCGACACGATCATGGCCCGCGCCGGCAACGACTTCATCAACCTGCGCTCGGAGATCACCGACGCGGACGGCAAGCTCGTCTGCACCACCCGGGCCCAGCTCGTGGTCCGAGGGGAGGACGCGTGA
- a CDS encoding MaoC family dehydratase, giving the protein MNVGDELPPLEVRVTRDQLVRYAGASLDFNAIHWNQRFATEVGLPDVIAHGMLTMALAGRVATDWLGDPGRLVDFSARFTRPVVVPDDADGALVELSGKIGAISEDGIARLDLVVKFDGKTVLGKPQALVRV; this is encoded by the coding sequence GTGAACGTCGGAGACGAACTGCCCCCGCTCGAGGTCCGCGTCACGCGGGACCAGCTCGTCCGGTACGCGGGCGCCTCGCTGGACTTCAACGCGATCCACTGGAACCAGCGCTTCGCCACCGAGGTCGGCCTCCCGGACGTGATCGCGCACGGCATGCTCACCATGGCGCTGGCCGGCCGCGTGGCCACGGACTGGCTCGGCGACCCGGGCCGGCTGGTGGACTTCAGCGCCCGCTTCACCCGCCCCGTGGTCGTCCCGGACGACGCCGACGGCGCGCTGGTCGAGCTGAGCGGCAAGATCGGCGCGATCTCCGAGGACGGCATCGCGCGCCTCGACCTCGTGGTCAAGTTCGACGGGAAAACGGTGCTGGGCAAGCCCCAGGCGCTAGTCCGCGTCTGA
- a CDS encoding SGNH/GDSL hydrolase family protein, whose translation MIVAGLLGYGYYKSKHDSSTAPPSGSGTGGGTGRYVALGDSYTSAPRTGKQAGSPAGCDRSDNNYPHLVAAKVKPAQFVDVSCSGATTADMAGSQGTHNGTNPAQLDAVTSATTLVTLGIGGNDVGFIALAPSCVTSHSGGEPCRDKLTAGGHDQLADRIAATADKVGAVLDRIHEKAPKARVVVVGYPTVLPDGDGCWPAVPLGSGDVAYLRDELGKMNDMLKDQAKSHEAGYADTAAPSKGHDVCTSSGTRWVEGLIPVSPAAPLHPNARGEAGMADVVESLVGSS comes from the coding sequence ATGATCGTCGCGGGGCTGCTCGGGTACGGCTACTACAAGTCCAAGCACGACTCCTCGACCGCGCCGCCGTCCGGCTCCGGCACCGGCGGCGGCACCGGCCGGTACGTCGCGCTCGGCGACTCCTACACCTCGGCGCCACGGACCGGGAAGCAGGCGGGCAGCCCGGCCGGCTGCGACCGCTCGGACAACAACTACCCGCACCTCGTGGCGGCGAAGGTGAAGCCCGCGCAGTTCGTGGACGTCAGCTGCAGCGGCGCGACGACGGCGGACATGGCCGGCTCGCAGGGCACGCACAACGGCACGAACCCGGCGCAGCTGGACGCCGTCACGTCGGCCACCACGCTGGTCACCCTCGGCATCGGCGGCAACGACGTCGGCTTCATCGCCCTCGCGCCGAGCTGCGTGACCTCGCACTCCGGCGGCGAGCCGTGCCGCGACAAGCTCACCGCCGGCGGCCACGACCAGCTCGCCGACCGGATCGCGGCCACCGCGGACAAGGTCGGCGCGGTGCTCGACCGGATCCACGAGAAGGCCCCGAAGGCGCGCGTGGTGGTCGTCGGCTACCCCACGGTGCTCCCGGACGGGGACGGCTGCTGGCCCGCGGTCCCGCTGGGCTCCGGCGACGTGGCGTACCTGCGCGACGAACTCGGCAAGATGAACGACATGCTCAAGGACCAGGCCAAGTCCCACGAGGCGGGTTACGCCGACACCGCCGCCCCGAGCAAGGGCCACGACGTCTGCACCAGCTCGGGCACCCGCTGGGTCGAAGGCCTCATCCCGGTCTCGCCGGCCGCCCCGCTCCACCCCAACGCGCGGGGTGAAGCGGGCATGGCCGACGTCGTCGAGTCGCTGGTCGGGTCGAGCTGA
- a CDS encoding GntR family transcriptional regulator, which yields MLVRIDPGSTAPLFEQVAASLRRAVAEGTLTPGEQLPPARELAGSLEINVHTVLRAYALLRDEGLIDLRRRRGAVVIGGAQPLARLGELVAALVDEARRSGVGPEELASMLKERYS from the coding sequence ATGCTCGTCCGTATCGATCCCGGCTCGACCGCCCCGCTGTTCGAACAGGTGGCGGCCTCGCTGCGGCGCGCCGTCGCCGAGGGGACGCTCACCCCAGGCGAACAGCTGCCGCCCGCGCGGGAGCTGGCGGGGTCACTGGAGATCAACGTCCACACCGTCCTGCGTGCGTACGCGCTGCTTCGCGACGAAGGCCTCATCGACCTGCGAAGGCGCCGAGGCGCGGTGGTCATCGGCGGGGCCCAGCCGCTCGCCCGGCTCGGGGAGCTGGTGGCGGCGCTGGTGGACGAGGCGCGCCGGTCCGGCGTCGGCCCGGAGGAACTGGCTTCGATGCTCAAGGAGAGGTACTCATGA
- a CDS encoding TIGR03619 family F420-dependent LLM class oxidoreductase, producing the protein MTALRLGLALPQYGQLADPAAVAGFAAAAERIGYSSLWAGDRVLTPVDPSDYYPGGGTAEQPYPPEFVRFVDPIVTLTAAAGATSTARLGTSTLVGPVYPPVLLARSLTSLDLISDGRLDVGLGLGWLRDEYTATGVPWAGRGARLGELIDVLRTLWTADPAGHDSERWQIPDARIGLRPAQRPHPPILLGGMSERALRRVGQVADGWLPTLIPAKRLREMWSVISAAATEAGRDPASLRRVLRTNPHPGATMTDVAGQLKKIGDEGYTEAFVDLHYVADNIAHALELAEELYAAVGR; encoded by the coding sequence GTGACCGCGTTACGACTCGGACTCGCCCTGCCGCAGTACGGCCAGCTCGCCGACCCCGCCGCCGTCGCCGGATTCGCGGCCGCGGCCGAGCGGATCGGCTACTCCTCGCTGTGGGCCGGTGACCGGGTGCTCACCCCGGTCGACCCGTCGGACTACTACCCCGGCGGCGGGACGGCCGAGCAGCCGTACCCGCCGGAGTTCGTCCGCTTCGTCGACCCGATCGTCACGCTCACGGCCGCCGCGGGCGCCACGAGCACGGCCCGCCTCGGCACGAGCACGCTGGTCGGGCCCGTCTACCCGCCCGTGCTGCTGGCCCGCTCGCTCACGTCGCTGGACCTGATCTCCGACGGCCGCCTCGACGTCGGCCTCGGCCTCGGCTGGCTGCGCGACGAGTACACCGCCACCGGCGTCCCGTGGGCCGGCCGGGGCGCGCGACTGGGCGAGCTGATCGACGTCCTGCGCACGCTCTGGACCGCCGACCCGGCCGGGCATGACAGCGAGCGCTGGCAGATCCCGGACGCGCGGATCGGCCTGCGTCCCGCTCAGCGGCCACACCCGCCGATCCTGCTGGGCGGCATGTCGGAGCGCGCGCTGCGCCGAGTCGGCCAGGTGGCCGACGGCTGGCTCCCGACCCTGATCCCCGCGAAGCGCCTCCGCGAGATGTGGTCGGTGATCTCGGCGGCCGCCACCGAGGCCGGCCGTGACCCGGCGTCGCTGCGCCGCGTCCTGCGTACCAACCCGCACCCCGGCGCGACGATGACCGACGTCGCCGGGCAGCTCAAGAAGATCGGGGACGAGGGTTACACCGAGGCCTTCGTGGACCTGCACTACGTCGCCGACAACATCGCACACGCGCTGGAGCTGGCCGAGGAGCTGTACGCCGCCGTCGGGCGCTGA
- the secE gene encoding preprotein translocase subunit SecE yields the protein MSDSDASGEHEQDESGKEPGIESRPVSAAARRERRASARPSGKSEARSESKNRPAGKAGDKVAKPAEAKGAPTPKRDQKVKKASVFSRIMRFIREVWAELRKVIWPNRKQMVTYTAVVLVFVVFMVALVSGLDLGFKQVIGLVFG from the coding sequence GTGAGCGACAGCGACGCCAGCGGCGAGCACGAGCAGGACGAGTCGGGCAAAGAGCCCGGGATCGAATCCCGCCCGGTGAGCGCCGCGGCTCGGCGTGAGCGCCGCGCTTCCGCCCGCCCGTCCGGCAAGTCCGAGGCGCGGTCGGAAAGCAAGAACCGGCCGGCAGGCAAGGCGGGCGACAAGGTCGCGAAGCCCGCCGAGGCCAAGGGCGCGCCGACCCCGAAGCGGGACCAGAAGGTCAAGAAGGCCTCGGTCTTCTCCCGGATCATGCGCTTCATCCGCGAGGTCTGGGCGGAGCTGCGCAAGGTCATCTGGCCCAACCGCAAGCAGATGGTCACCTACACCGCGGTCGTGCTGGTGTTCGTGGTGTTCATGGTGGCCCTGGTGAGCGGCCTCGACCTGGGCTTCAAGCAGGTCATCGGGCTGGTCTTCGGCTGA
- the nusG gene encoding transcription termination/antitermination protein NusG, which yields MTSDNGTGAGRDLTELSDEQVHAALGDEESAHLEPVEVPDADEVDGTADEDTAADDTTDEAGLENTEADAEAPEAETAEAEVAEPAAEADDPVAALRAELMAAPGEWYVVHSYAGYENKVKTNLETRTTTLDVEDFIFQIEVPTEEVTEIKNGQRKLVQRKVLPGYILVRMDLNDASWSAVRNTPGVTGFVGATSRPSPLTVDEVLKFLAPQVEKEAPAKAGKGDSSAASSPLGGGTVEVDFEVGESVTVMDGPFATLPATISEVNVDGQKLKVLVSIFGRETPVELSFTQVSKI from the coding sequence GTGACCTCCGACAACGGCACAGGAGCCGGTCGCGACCTGACCGAGCTTTCCGACGAGCAGGTGCACGCGGCCCTCGGCGACGAGGAGTCCGCCCACCTCGAGCCCGTCGAGGTGCCCGACGCCGACGAGGTCGACGGAACCGCCGACGAAGACACCGCGGCCGACGACACGACGGACGAGGCCGGTCTCGAGAACACCGAGGCCGACGCCGAGGCCCCTGAGGCGGAGACCGCCGAAGCGGAGGTGGCCGAGCCGGCCGCCGAAGCCGACGACCCCGTCGCCGCGCTGCGCGCCGAGCTGATGGCCGCGCCGGGCGAGTGGTACGTGGTGCACTCCTACGCCGGGTACGAGAACAAGGTGAAGACCAACCTCGAGACCCGGACCACGACGCTGGACGTCGAGGACTTCATCTTCCAGATCGAGGTGCCGACCGAAGAGGTCACCGAGATCAAGAACGGCCAGCGCAAGCTGGTGCAGCGCAAGGTGCTGCCCGGCTACATCCTGGTCCGGATGGACTTGAACGACGCCTCGTGGAGCGCGGTGCGCAACACGCCGGGCGTCACCGGGTTCGTCGGCGCCACGTCCCGCCCGTCGCCGCTGACCGTGGACGAGGTGCTCAAGTTCCTCGCCCCGCAGGTCGAGAAGGAGGCCCCGGCCAAGGCCGGCAAGGGCGACTCCTCGGCGGCTTCCTCGCCGCTCGGCGGCGGTACCGTGGAGGTCGACTTCGAGGTCGGCGAGTCGGTCACCGTCATGGACGGCCCGTTCGCGACGCTGCCCGCGACGATCTCCGAGGTCAATGTCGACGGACAGAAGCTGAAGGTCCTGGTGTCGATCTTCGGCCGGGAAACCCCGGTCGAGCTGTCGTTCACCCAGGTCTCCAAGATCTGA
- the rplK gene encoding 50S ribosomal protein L11 has product MPPKKKKLAAIIKLQIKAGAANPAPPVGPALGQHGVNIMEFCKQYNAATESQRGDVVPVEISVYEDRSFDFKLKTPPAAKLLLKAAGVDKGSAEPHKTKVAKVTWDQVRQIAKTKETDLNAQDIDQAAKIIAGTARSMGITVTD; this is encoded by the coding sequence ATGCCACCCAAGAAGAAGAAGCTTGCGGCGATCATCAAGCTGCAGATCAAGGCCGGTGCGGCCAACCCCGCGCCGCCGGTCGGCCCCGCGCTGGGCCAGCACGGCGTCAACATCATGGAGTTCTGCAAGCAGTACAACGCGGCGACCGAGTCGCAGCGTGGGGACGTCGTCCCGGTTGAGATCTCCGTGTATGAAGACCGGTCGTTCGACTTCAAGCTGAAGACGCCGCCGGCCGCCAAGCTGCTGCTCAAGGCCGCGGGCGTCGACAAGGGCTCGGCCGAGCCCCACAAGACGAAGGTCGCCAAGGTCACCTGGGATCAGGTTCGCCAGATCGCCAAGACCAAGGAGACCGACCTCAACGCCCAGGACATCGACCAGGCCGCGAAGATCATCGCCGGCACTGCCCGTTCCATGGGCATCACGGTCACGGACTGA
- the rplA gene encoding 50S ribosomal protein L1: MTKHSKAYRQAAELIDKAHLYAPLEAAKLAKETSKTKMDATVEVAMRLGVDPRKADQMVRGTVNLPHGTGKTARVIVFAVGDKAAEAEAAGADAVGTDELIERIQGGWLDFDAAIATPDQMAKVGRIARILGPRGLMPNPKTGTVTPAVAKAVSDIKGGKINFRVDKQANLHLVIGKASFDTEKLVENYAAALDEILRAKPSSAKGRYVKKITFTTTMGPGIPVDPARTRNLLSEEAAV; this comes from the coding sequence ATGACCAAGCACAGCAAGGCCTACCGCCAGGCTGCCGAGCTGATCGACAAGGCGCACCTGTACGCGCCGCTCGAGGCCGCGAAGCTGGCGAAGGAGACTTCCAAGACCAAGATGGACGCGACCGTCGAGGTTGCGATGCGTCTCGGTGTGGACCCCCGCAAGGCTGACCAGATGGTCCGCGGCACCGTGAACCTGCCGCACGGCACCGGCAAGACCGCACGCGTCATCGTCTTCGCCGTCGGCGACAAGGCCGCCGAGGCCGAGGCCGCCGGCGCGGACGCGGTCGGCACCGACGAGCTGATCGAGCGCATCCAGGGTGGCTGGCTCGACTTCGACGCCGCGATCGCGACGCCGGACCAGATGGCCAAGGTGGGCCGCATCGCCCGCATCCTCGGCCCGCGTGGCCTGATGCCGAACCCGAAGACCGGCACCGTGACCCCCGCGGTCGCGAAGGCCGTCTCGGACATCAAGGGCGGTAAGATCAACTTCCGCGTCGACAAGCAGGCCAACCTGCACCTGGTGATCGGCAAGGCGTCGTTCGACACCGAGAAGCTGGTGGAGAACTACGCGGCCGCGCTGGACGAGATCCTGCGCGCCAAGCCGTCGTCGGCCAAGGGTCGTTACGTCAAGAAGATCACCTTCACCACCACGATGGGCCCGGGCATCCCGGTCGACCCGGCGCGGACCCGCAACCTCCTCTCCGAGGAAGCGGCTGTCTGA